The following coding sequences lie in one Mycobacterium sp. DL440 genomic window:
- a CDS encoding FAD-binding protein: MTSDTTAQTADEGFDETVDVLVIGSGGGGMTAALAADAAGLKTLVVEKSSHFGGSTALSGGGIWVPGAPSQRRAGYVPSPDGVFDYLKQITEGTVSDARLRKYVEAAPEMMDFLEHNSDWFEFVWKPGYADYYPELPGGSAQGSTINVPAIDLRKLGEYEQELLAPLALAPKGIWFAPKDLRLFYQVRQNWRGKAVLLKLIWRMVRARVFGDRMAAIGQSLAARMRLALKQHDVPLWLDAPMTSLITGADDAVLGAVIERDGKALRVRATGGVILASGGFDHDFAWRKEHLPVLEKDWSFGNPAATGDGIRAGEKAGGATDLLDEAWWFPAICWPDGRLQFMLNERMMPSQFVVNGEGKRFINEAAPYMDFAHAMIEGQQSGVGHIPCWLVTDIDSFHRYVVAGHLPIPKIPFAPVPTGRKVPRAWLDSGVVVEANNWEELAREIGVPAENLRATAERFNQLAQAGHDDDFNRGDSAYDNYYGDPTLPNPNLRPLGRPPYYAFQIILGDLGTSGGLRTDENARVLRADDSAVDGLYAVGNASAAVMGRSYAGAGATIGPAMTFGYVAARHIADLQAEQLVAQPVSHVANQIQDNVSNTPGGNR; this comes from the coding sequence ATGACTTCAGACACCACTGCACAGACGGCCGATGAAGGCTTCGACGAAACGGTCGACGTGCTCGTCATCGGTTCCGGGGGCGGCGGCATGACGGCTGCGTTGGCAGCCGACGCAGCCGGCCTCAAAACCCTCGTGGTCGAAAAGTCCTCCCACTTCGGCGGTTCGACCGCGCTTTCCGGCGGCGGCATCTGGGTGCCCGGGGCGCCGTCGCAGCGCCGCGCCGGCTATGTGCCCTCTCCGGACGGGGTGTTCGACTACCTCAAGCAGATCACCGAGGGCACCGTCAGCGATGCCAGGCTGCGCAAGTACGTCGAGGCGGCGCCGGAGATGATGGACTTCCTCGAGCACAACAGCGACTGGTTCGAGTTCGTCTGGAAGCCCGGCTACGCCGACTACTACCCGGAGCTGCCCGGCGGCTCCGCACAGGGCAGCACCATCAACGTCCCAGCCATCGACCTACGCAAACTCGGTGAGTACGAGCAGGAGCTGCTCGCCCCGCTGGCCCTCGCGCCCAAGGGAATCTGGTTTGCGCCCAAGGACCTTCGGCTGTTCTACCAGGTCCGGCAGAACTGGCGTGGCAAGGCCGTGCTGCTGAAGCTGATCTGGCGGATGGTGCGGGCCCGGGTGTTCGGTGACCGGATGGCAGCCATCGGCCAATCGCTGGCGGCCCGGATGCGGCTCGCGCTCAAGCAGCACGACGTGCCCCTGTGGCTGGATGCACCGATGACGTCGCTGATCACCGGTGCGGACGACGCAGTGCTCGGCGCGGTCATCGAAAGGGACGGCAAGGCGCTGCGGGTCCGGGCTACCGGGGGAGTGATTCTCGCCTCCGGCGGCTTCGACCATGACTTCGCATGGCGCAAGGAGCATCTGCCGGTGCTCGAGAAAGACTGGAGTTTCGGCAATCCAGCGGCCACCGGTGACGGTATCCGCGCCGGTGAGAAAGCGGGTGGTGCCACCGATCTGCTCGATGAGGCGTGGTGGTTCCCGGCCATCTGCTGGCCCGACGGCCGGCTGCAGTTCATGCTCAACGAGCGCATGATGCCGTCGCAGTTCGTGGTCAACGGTGAGGGCAAGCGGTTCATCAACGAGGCCGCGCCCTATATGGACTTCGCCCACGCGATGATCGAGGGCCAGCAGTCCGGGGTGGGTCACATCCCGTGTTGGCTGGTTACCGACATCGACTCGTTCCACCGGTATGTGGTGGCCGGGCACCTGCCCATCCCGAAGATCCCGTTCGCCCCGGTCCCCACCGGGCGCAAGGTGCCTCGGGCCTGGCTGGACTCCGGTGTCGTCGTCGAGGCGAACAACTGGGAAGAGTTGGCGCGCGAGATCGGTGTACCCGCAGAGAATCTGCGGGCCACCGCGGAGCGGTTCAATCAGTTGGCGCAGGCCGGTCACGACGACGATTTCAACCGCGGTGACAGTGCATACGACAACTACTACGGGGACCCGACCCTGCCCAACCCGAATCTGCGTCCACTCGGCAGGCCGCCGTACTACGCGTTCCAGATCATCCTCGGCGACCTGGGCACCTCGGGCGGACTGCGCACCGACGAGAACGCGCGGGTCCTGCGTGCCGACGATTCCGCCGTGGACGGGCTCTACGCGGTGGGCAACGCATCGGCGGCGGTCATGGGCCGCAGCTACGCCGGAGCGGGCGCGACCATCGGGCCTGCGATGACCTTCGGGTACGTGGCAGCCAGACACATCGCCGATCTCCAAGCTGAACAGCTTGTTGCACAACCTGTTTCACACGTCGCCAATCAAATCCAGGACAACGTCAGCAACACCCCAGGAGGAAACCGATGA
- a CDS encoding 3-carboxyethylcatechol 2,3-dioxygenase, with product MSHSPLLNLPGPSADLLDEIASALATAREFVADYDPELVVTFSPDHYNGFFYRLMPPFCIGTAAAGVGDYGTYEGALDVAGDIAQQCAEAVWESGVDVAISTSMDVDHGTVQPLQELFGEATARPIVPIFINSVATPLGPLSRSRALGAAVGAFLATLDKRVLVLGSGGLSHDPPVPTLTTAPRAALDRIVHGVPMTAEQRMARQNAVSQAARDFARGDSALRPLNPDWDHSLLEIFDEGRLTDLDGWSNTFIATEGGNSAHEIRTWVAAFAALAANGPYRTGSHFYRAAPELIAGFAIRTAVGIAA from the coding sequence ATGTCCCACAGCCCACTGCTGAACCTTCCGGGACCGTCGGCTGATCTCCTCGACGAGATCGCTTCGGCTCTCGCCACCGCGCGGGAGTTTGTTGCCGACTACGACCCCGAACTCGTCGTCACCTTCTCGCCCGACCACTACAACGGGTTCTTCTACCGGTTGATGCCGCCCTTCTGCATCGGCACCGCCGCGGCAGGAGTGGGGGATTACGGGACGTACGAGGGTGCGCTCGACGTGGCCGGCGATATAGCTCAGCAGTGCGCCGAGGCGGTGTGGGAGTCCGGGGTCGACGTCGCGATCTCGACGAGCATGGACGTCGACCACGGCACCGTGCAGCCGCTGCAGGAGTTGTTCGGTGAGGCGACCGCGCGTCCCATCGTGCCGATCTTCATCAATTCCGTTGCCACCCCACTCGGTCCGCTGTCGCGGTCCCGGGCACTGGGTGCGGCAGTGGGTGCCTTCCTGGCAACCCTTGACAAGCGGGTGCTGGTGCTGGGTTCCGGTGGGCTGTCGCATGATCCGCCGGTGCCGACGCTGACCACCGCGCCGCGGGCAGCGCTGGACCGGATCGTGCACGGGGTCCCGATGACCGCGGAACAGCGCATGGCTCGGCAGAACGCGGTGAGCCAGGCCGCCCGAGACTTCGCCCGCGGAGACAGCGCGCTACGGCCGCTGAATCCCGACTGGGACCACAGCCTGCTGGAGATCTTCGACGAGGGGCGGTTGACCGATCTGGACGGTTGGTCCAACACCTTCATCGCCACCGAAGGGGGCAACTCGGCCCATGAGATCCGTACCTGGGTGGCCGCATTCGCGGCGCTTGCGGCCAACGGGCCGTACCGGACCGGAAGTCACTTTTACCGGGCGGCACCGGAATTGATCGCAGGATTCGCAATCAGGACGGCGGTAGGAATCGCAGCATGA
- a CDS encoding bifunctional 3-(3-hydroxy-phenyl)propionate/3-hydroxycinnamic acid hydroxylase produces the protein MTDQEVDVVIVGAGPVGLTLANVLGIQGVRTLVVEERDTLIDYPRGVGLDDESLRTFQSIGLVEAILPHTVPNQILRFYDGSRRLLAEMAPPDARFGWPKRNGFVQPLVDAQLLAGLDRFEHVQVAWARRMESAVETADGVNVDFGPDAPAVRARYVIGCDGGRSATRAMMGVSFDGTTSATRWVVVDLENDPLGHPNSEVGADPDRPYASISIAHGIRRFEFMIHADETDEQAEDPEFVARLLAPFVPHPDKVDVIRRRVYTHHSRIAGNFRKGRFMLAGDAAHLMPVWQGQGYNSGIRDAANLGWKLAAVVNGQAGDALLDSYDTERRKHARAMIDLSTLVGRVISPTNRKIAMLRDKLIRGASVVPALKRYVLEMRFKPMPRYDQGAVYHPKAPTPDAPAGTLFIQPRVDTREQSNVLLDDVIGLNFAVLCWNNNPRALLGEQAYQRWKALGAKFIAARPQTQLFWTGHDADGDDGSVVIVGDRTGALKSWFDGHAESVLVLRPDRCIAGADIAQRAPELSTALFDVLHVVEGGVNDAGSPVLYVPQPTAEPSGTVG, from the coding sequence GTGACCGACCAAGAGGTCGACGTCGTCATCGTCGGGGCCGGGCCGGTCGGCCTGACCCTGGCGAATGTCCTTGGAATTCAGGGTGTCCGGACGCTCGTGGTGGAGGAACGCGACACCCTCATCGATTACCCGCGTGGGGTCGGTCTCGATGACGAATCGCTGCGTACCTTCCAGTCCATCGGGCTGGTGGAGGCGATCCTTCCGCACACCGTGCCCAATCAGATCCTGCGGTTCTACGACGGAAGTCGCCGGCTGCTGGCTGAAATGGCGCCTCCGGACGCACGATTCGGCTGGCCGAAGCGCAACGGGTTCGTCCAGCCACTGGTCGACGCGCAACTGCTGGCCGGGCTGGACCGGTTCGAACACGTGCAGGTGGCCTGGGCGCGCCGGATGGAATCGGCCGTCGAGACCGCCGACGGAGTGAATGTCGACTTCGGCCCCGATGCGCCCGCGGTACGTGCGCGCTACGTGATCGGGTGCGACGGCGGACGCAGCGCCACCCGCGCCATGATGGGCGTTTCGTTCGACGGCACCACCTCAGCGACCCGCTGGGTGGTGGTCGATTTGGAAAATGACCCGCTGGGGCACCCGAACAGCGAGGTCGGTGCCGACCCGGACCGGCCGTACGCCTCGATCTCGATCGCCCACGGTATCCGCCGGTTCGAGTTCATGATCCACGCCGACGAAACCGACGAGCAGGCCGAAGATCCCGAGTTCGTGGCACGGCTGCTGGCACCGTTCGTCCCGCATCCCGACAAGGTCGACGTGATCCGTCGCCGTGTCTATACCCACCACTCCCGCATCGCGGGAAACTTTCGCAAGGGCCGGTTCATGCTTGCCGGCGACGCCGCGCACCTGATGCCGGTGTGGCAGGGCCAGGGTTACAACAGCGGCATCCGGGACGCGGCGAACCTGGGCTGGAAGCTGGCCGCGGTGGTCAACGGACAGGCCGGCGACGCACTGCTGGACAGCTACGACACCGAACGCCGCAAGCACGCGCGGGCCATGATCGACCTGTCCACCTTGGTGGGCCGGGTCATCTCGCCCACCAATCGCAAGATTGCGATGTTGCGGGACAAGCTCATTCGCGGAGCATCGGTGGTCCCGGCGCTCAAGCGCTATGTGCTGGAGATGCGGTTCAAGCCGATGCCGCGCTACGACCAGGGCGCGGTCTACCACCCGAAGGCGCCGACGCCAGACGCCCCCGCCGGCACCTTGTTCATCCAGCCGCGGGTGGACACCCGCGAGCAGTCGAACGTGTTGCTCGACGATGTGATCGGGCTGAACTTCGCGGTGCTGTGCTGGAACAACAATCCGCGCGCATTGCTCGGAGAGCAGGCCTATCAGCGCTGGAAAGCCCTGGGCGCGAAGTTCATTGCAGCCCGGCCACAGACCCAGTTGTTCTGGACCGGGCACGATGCGGACGGAGATGACGGCTCGGTGGTGATCGTCGGTGACCGCACCGGTGCGCTCAAGTCCTGGTTCGACGGGCACGCCGAATCGGTGCTGGTGCTGCGCCCCGACCGGTGCATCGCCGGGGCCGACATCGCCCAACGTGCCCCGGAATTGAGCACCGCCCTGTTCGACGTACTGCATGTGGTGGAGGGAGGAGTGAACGATGCCGGTAGCCCTGTGCTGTATGTCCCACAGCCCACTGCTGAACCTTCCGGGACCGTCGGCTGA
- a CDS encoding alpha/beta fold hydrolase, with product MTSTAAGPASGSVSAAGHESVWADLQGVAFKQGYLDVGGVRTRYLHAGDPKLPVLVLLHGSGGHAEAYVRNLESHAAHFSTWSIDMLGHGYTDKPGHPLEVSHYVDHLIGFLDTIGAQRAHISGESLGGWVAARAAADHPDRVDRLVLNTAGGSQADPAVMKRIITLSMAAAENPSWETVQARIKWLMADKTKDYDDIVASRQAVYRQPGFVAAMSDIMALQDPEIRDRNLLGEKEYGSITAPTLVLWTSDDPTADVSEGRRIASMIPGARFEVMPDCGHWPQYEDPETFNRLHLDFLLGRSA from the coding sequence ATGACAAGCACTGCCGCCGGGCCGGCATCCGGTTCCGTTTCGGCCGCCGGGCACGAGAGCGTCTGGGCTGACCTGCAGGGCGTGGCGTTCAAGCAGGGCTACCTCGATGTGGGCGGGGTCCGTACCCGCTACCTGCATGCCGGTGACCCGAAACTGCCCGTGCTCGTTCTGCTGCACGGGTCGGGCGGACACGCCGAGGCGTATGTGCGCAACCTGGAATCCCACGCCGCGCACTTCTCGACGTGGTCGATCGACATGCTCGGACACGGCTACACCGACAAGCCGGGCCACCCGCTGGAGGTGTCGCACTATGTCGATCACCTGATCGGCTTCCTCGACACGATCGGCGCGCAGCGCGCCCACATTTCAGGTGAGTCGCTGGGCGGCTGGGTGGCGGCGCGGGCCGCTGCCGATCATCCGGATCGCGTCGACCGGTTGGTACTCAACACCGCCGGTGGCTCACAAGCCGACCCCGCGGTGATGAAGCGGATCATCACGCTGTCGATGGCGGCCGCGGAGAACCCGAGCTGGGAAACCGTGCAGGCCCGGATCAAATGGTTGATGGCCGACAAGACAAAGGATTACGACGACATCGTGGCCAGCCGGCAGGCGGTGTACCGCCAGCCCGGTTTCGTCGCCGCGATGAGCGACATCATGGCGCTGCAGGATCCGGAGATCCGGGACCGTAACTTACTGGGGGAGAAGGAATACGGTTCGATCACCGCGCCCACGCTCGTGTTGTGGACCAGTGACGACCCGACTGCCGACGTCAGCGAGGGACGGCGCATCGCCTCGATGATCCCGGGTGCGCGGTTCGAGGTGATGCCCGACTGCGGGCACTGGCCGCAGTACGAAGACCCCGAGACCTTCAATCGGCTGCATCTTGATTTCCTCCTCGGGAGATCGGCGTGA
- a CDS encoding IclR family transcriptional regulator, giving the protein MPAKATQPQAQTKTDGSPTGVPGSQTLARGLSALAAIAAAPTGLTVQQVADHVGAHRTIAYRLLATLSQFRYVTKGEDGRYRPGAGLAALGSSFDNNMRQLSVPTLRALADELGSTVSLLVAEGDQQVAVAVIVPTQVFYQLSFHEGSRHPLERGAAGVALLASMPARPGERELVRQTREQGWVITHGEIEPDTYGLAVPVRRRLPSPPTCINLISHREDVVLGGKDAVVRAANELSAILY; this is encoded by the coding sequence ATGCCGGCCAAGGCAACCCAGCCGCAGGCACAAACGAAGACCGACGGCTCTCCCACCGGAGTGCCCGGTTCACAAACTCTGGCGCGCGGATTGAGCGCGCTCGCAGCGATCGCCGCAGCCCCGACCGGGCTCACCGTGCAACAGGTCGCCGACCACGTCGGCGCCCACCGCACGATCGCCTACCGGCTGCTGGCCACCCTGAGCCAATTCCGGTATGTGACAAAGGGGGAGGACGGTCGCTACCGGCCCGGCGCCGGGCTGGCAGCACTCGGTTCGTCCTTCGACAACAACATGCGCCAACTCAGCGTCCCGACCCTGCGCGCACTCGCCGACGAACTCGGCAGCACGGTGTCACTGCTGGTAGCCGAAGGCGATCAACAAGTGGCCGTCGCGGTGATCGTCCCGACGCAGGTGTTCTACCAACTGTCGTTCCACGAAGGCAGCCGCCACCCGCTCGAGCGTGGTGCGGCCGGGGTGGCGTTGCTGGCGAGCATGCCGGCGCGCCCGGGCGAACGCGAACTCGTCCGCCAAACCCGCGAACAAGGCTGGGTGATCACCCACGGCGAGATCGAACCTGACACCTATGGCCTGGCGGTTCCCGTGCGCCGACGCCTGCCGTCACCGCCCACCTGCATCAACCTCATCTCGCACCGCGAAGACGTCGTGCTGGGCGGCAAAGACGCGGTGGTCCGAGCGGCAAACGAACTATCGGCGATCCTGTACTGA
- a CDS encoding FAD-dependent oxidoreductase, giving the protein MTVTRTESHRNNEVDWDSEVDVVVLGSGGAGLTAALTASVNGASVAIYEKAPTVGGTTAVSGGIVWIPSHDRSADGPLPVSDAVDYLHAQSLGYLDTDLVDTFVRTGPAMLDFVEEHSELRFAVAEGFPDYKPELPGGRPGGGRSLSAGPVDLAKLGDWRDRITSFPADFSNVGIDAETRARIHAVHDDPDADLCVAGTALIAGLLRGLLDRGIQPVTEARAVELIGDADGIEGVLIGLSSSGGTDVRVRARNGVVLATGGFEWDTKLVEAYLRGPMRGAVSPPNNTGDGLRMAMAHGADLANMGEAWWVPIVQLPGDTIDGHPRSRSVRMERTRPRSVIVNRAGKRFLNEAGEYNSMAGAFQYLDPKLGYANDPAWIVFDSVHLQRYGFLGVEPGEPVPDWFCASASLAELGAKTGIDAEGLAATLGRWNDNVAAEIDPDFGRGSSAYDGYWGDNSAATPAGQTLGPLDTAPFYAVPVKIGAMGTKGGPRTDRDGRVLHVSGAPIPGLFAAGNAMGGVTGKAYGGAGGTLGPAMVFGYRAGCAAATGKSVS; this is encoded by the coding sequence ATGACTGTGACCCGTACCGAGTCTCACCGAAACAACGAAGTCGACTGGGACAGCGAGGTCGACGTCGTCGTACTGGGCAGCGGTGGCGCCGGACTCACCGCGGCCCTGACCGCGTCGGTCAACGGCGCGTCGGTCGCGATCTACGAGAAGGCACCCACGGTTGGCGGCACGACCGCGGTCTCCGGCGGCATCGTGTGGATCCCCTCGCATGACCGCAGCGCCGACGGGCCGCTGCCGGTCTCCGACGCGGTGGACTATCTGCACGCCCAATCGCTCGGCTACCTGGATACCGACCTGGTGGACACTTTCGTGCGGACCGGCCCGGCGATGCTCGATTTCGTCGAGGAACACAGCGAACTGCGATTCGCCGTCGCCGAGGGATTTCCCGACTACAAGCCCGAACTGCCGGGTGGACGGCCCGGCGGTGGCCGGTCGCTGAGCGCCGGCCCTGTGGACCTCGCCAAGCTCGGTGACTGGCGGGACCGGATCACCTCCTTTCCAGCGGATTTCAGCAACGTCGGCATCGACGCGGAAACCCGTGCCCGCATTCACGCCGTGCACGACGATCCCGACGCCGACCTGTGTGTCGCCGGTACCGCACTGATCGCCGGCCTCCTGCGCGGCCTGCTCGATCGGGGCATCCAACCGGTCACCGAGGCCCGGGCCGTTGAGCTGATCGGTGATGCCGACGGCATCGAAGGGGTACTCATCGGTCTCAGCAGCTCCGGCGGCACCGACGTTCGTGTCCGCGCCCGCAACGGCGTGGTACTGGCCACCGGCGGCTTCGAATGGGACACCAAGCTGGTCGAGGCCTACCTGCGCGGCCCAATGCGCGGCGCGGTGTCACCTCCGAACAACACCGGCGACGGGCTGCGGATGGCCATGGCACACGGCGCCGACCTGGCCAACATGGGTGAGGCGTGGTGGGTTCCGATCGTGCAACTCCCCGGCGACACCATCGACGGTCACCCCCGCAGCCGCAGCGTGCGCATGGAACGCACCCGGCCCCGCAGCGTCATCGTCAACCGGGCCGGCAAGCGCTTCCTCAACGAGGCGGGCGAATACAACTCGATGGCCGGAGCATTCCAGTACCTCGACCCCAAGCTCGGCTACGCCAACGATCCGGCCTGGATCGTGTTCGACTCCGTGCACCTCCAGCGCTACGGCTTCCTCGGCGTGGAACCCGGTGAGCCGGTACCGGATTGGTTCTGCGCGTCCGCCTCGCTCGCCGAACTCGGCGCCAAGACCGGTATCGACGCCGAGGGCCTGGCCGCCACCCTGGGCCGCTGGAATGACAACGTCGCCGCCGAGATCGACCCGGATTTCGGCCGAGGATCCAGTGCCTACGACGGGTACTGGGGCGACAATTCGGCGGCCACCCCGGCCGGCCAGACGCTCGGTCCGCTCGACACCGCGCCGTTCTACGCGGTTCCGGTCAAGATCGGCGCGATGGGCACCAAGGGCGGCCCGCGCACCGACCGGGACGGCCGGGTCCTGCACGTCAGCGGCGCCCCGATCCCGGGACTGTTCGCCGCGGGCAATGCGATGGGCGGGGTGACCGGCAAGGCCTACGGTGGCGCAGGCGGCACCCTGGGCCCGGCAATGGTGTTCGGTTATCGCGCAGGGTGCGCCGCAGCGACGGGCAAGTCGGTGAGCTGA
- the meaB gene encoding methylmalonyl Co-A mutase-associated GTPase MeaB has product MAKYNIEELITAARGGSQRAVGRLLSLVESDRRDEVLAVLGPASPRVIGITGPPGAGKSTTVGALVGAYRERGLRVAVLAVDPSSPYSGGALLGDRIRMAAHINDPDVLIRSVATRGHLGGLAAAVPAAIRLLAALSYDLIVLETVGVGQSEIEIAAIADPTVVILNPGAGDAVQAAKAGLLEVADLVVVNKADREGADQTARDLRAEASVPVLKLVAAQGDGLTELVEAIDAHHRSDTAARRAARARTQILSLAQTLLRNHGELDGLAAAVADGTTDPYSAAAQLIADSAG; this is encoded by the coding sequence ATGGCGAAGTACAACATCGAAGAACTCATCACCGCGGCGCGCGGCGGATCCCAGCGTGCCGTGGGGCGATTGCTGAGCTTGGTCGAAAGCGACCGTCGCGACGAGGTTCTGGCGGTGCTCGGCCCGGCATCTCCGCGCGTCATCGGGATCACCGGCCCGCCTGGGGCCGGAAAGTCGACGACGGTCGGCGCTCTCGTCGGCGCGTACCGAGAGCGCGGTCTGCGGGTCGCCGTGCTCGCGGTGGATCCGTCGTCCCCGTACAGCGGGGGTGCGCTACTGGGCGACCGGATCCGGATGGCTGCCCACATCAATGACCCCGACGTGCTGATCCGGTCGGTGGCCACCCGTGGGCATCTGGGCGGACTGGCCGCCGCGGTACCCGCGGCGATCCGCCTGCTGGCCGCCTTGTCCTACGACCTGATCGTGCTGGAGACCGTAGGTGTGGGGCAGTCGGAGATCGAGATCGCCGCGATCGCCGACCCGACGGTGGTGATACTCAATCCCGGTGCGGGGGACGCCGTGCAGGCTGCCAAGGCCGGGCTGCTTGAGGTCGCCGATCTGGTGGTGGTGAACAAGGCCGACCGCGAGGGGGCCGATCAGACCGCCCGCGACCTGCGGGCCGAGGCCAGCGTGCCCGTACTCAAACTTGTTGCAGCCCAAGGGGATGGGCTGACCGAGCTGGTCGAGGCCATCGACGCCCACCACCGGTCCGACACTGCGGCGCGGCGCGCCGCACGCGCCCGGACCCAGATCCTTTCGCTGGCCCAGACCTTGCTGCGCAACCACGGCGAGCTGGACGGGCTGGCCGCCGCCGTGGCCGACGGCACCACCGACCCGTACAGCGCTGCGGCGCAATTGATCGCGGATTCAGCCGGGTAG
- a CDS encoding thiolase family protein produces the protein MPEAVIVSALRTAIGTAKKGTLRDTDAYELADHVVRAALENMPADLTGSVDDVILGEGLYGGGVIARHAAITAGLTTVPGASINRHCAAGQAAVQSAAASIRAGMDQLILAGGVNSASTSPRFIRAASSAKDAEWVNWFPPTHPDRPDAPNMDMSITVGWNAAVKAGVSREEMDEWALGSHLKAVAAIDEGRFSEEIVPINTPHGLFDTDEHPRRDTTVEKLAALKPLHPEIDGFSITAGNACGANDAAALLTIASDELGLPALATIKSWASVGVDPASTGLAPVEAITKALGRAGLSLSDVDLFEINEAFAAMCVATIKLLDLNPEIVNVSGSGCSLGHPVAATGARMLATMVHELRRRGGGIGVAAMCAGGGMGSATVIEVPSS, from the coding sequence ATGCCTGAAGCCGTCATCGTGTCCGCGTTGCGTACCGCCATCGGCACAGCAAAGAAGGGCACGTTGCGCGATACGGATGCCTACGAGCTGGCCGACCACGTGGTGCGGGCAGCGTTGGAGAACATGCCTGCCGACCTCACCGGATCAGTGGACGACGTGATTCTGGGCGAAGGTCTGTACGGCGGCGGCGTCATCGCCCGTCACGCTGCGATCACCGCCGGCCTCACCACGGTCCCCGGTGCGTCGATCAACCGGCACTGCGCGGCCGGGCAAGCCGCCGTGCAGAGCGCCGCGGCCAGCATCCGCGCCGGGATGGACCAGTTGATCCTGGCAGGCGGGGTCAACTCGGCCTCCACCTCACCGCGGTTCATCCGGGCGGCCAGCAGTGCGAAGGATGCCGAGTGGGTGAACTGGTTCCCACCCACCCATCCGGACCGACCGGATGCGCCGAACATGGACATGTCGATCACGGTCGGCTGGAACGCCGCGGTGAAGGCCGGGGTGAGTCGCGAGGAGATGGATGAATGGGCGCTGGGCTCACACCTCAAGGCCGTCGCGGCGATCGACGAGGGCCGGTTCTCCGAAGAGATCGTCCCGATCAACACGCCTCACGGTCTCTTCGACACCGACGAGCATCCGCGCCGTGACACCACCGTGGAGAAGCTGGCCGCGCTCAAGCCGCTGCATCCCGAGATCGACGGATTCTCCATCACTGCAGGCAATGCGTGCGGCGCCAACGACGCGGCGGCACTGCTGACCATCGCCAGCGACGAACTCGGATTGCCGGCCCTGGCCACCATCAAGTCGTGGGCCTCGGTGGGCGTGGACCCGGCCTCGACCGGGCTGGCGCCCGTTGAGGCGATCACCAAAGCCCTTGGCCGGGCCGGTCTTTCACTGTCCGACGTGGACCTGTTCGAGATCAACGAGGCGTTCGCGGCGATGTGCGTCGCCACCATCAAGCTGCTCGACCTCAACCCCGAGATCGTCAACGTCAGCGGCAGCGGGTGCTCGCTGGGCCATCCGGTGGCCGCCACCGGGGCTCGCATGCTGGCCACCATGGTCCATGAGTTGCGCCGGCGCGGGGGAGGTATCGGCGTGGCCGCGATGTGCGCCGGCGGCGGTATGGGCTCGGCGACGGTCATCGAGGTGCCTTCGTCGTAG
- a CDS encoding SDR family NAD(P)-dependent oxidoreductase: MQIAGSSAIVVGGAGGLGEATVRRLQAAGAKVVVADLADEKGAKLENELGVRYVPTDATSEESVLAAIAEAEALAPLRISVDTHGGPAAGGRLVGKDGSPLDLDGFKKTIEFYLTAVFNVMRLSAAAIAKTEPLEEGGRGVIVNTASIAGYEGQIGQLPYSAAKGGVLGMTLVAARDLSPLGIRVCTIAPGTINTPAYGKAADQLEQYWGPQVPFPKRMGRSTEYAQLAQSIIENDYLNGEIIRLDGALRFPPK; encoded by the coding sequence ATGCAAATCGCCGGGAGTTCTGCGATCGTCGTCGGCGGTGCGGGCGGCTTGGGAGAAGCGACCGTCCGCCGCCTGCAGGCAGCGGGCGCCAAGGTGGTCGTCGCAGACCTGGCCGACGAGAAGGGCGCCAAGCTGGAGAACGAGTTGGGGGTGCGCTATGTGCCCACCGACGCCACCTCCGAGGAGTCCGTGCTCGCGGCCATCGCTGAGGCTGAAGCCCTTGCCCCGCTCCGTATCTCGGTAGACACCCACGGCGGCCCGGCCGCCGGCGGCCGTCTCGTCGGCAAGGACGGGTCCCCTCTGGATCTCGACGGCTTCAAGAAGACCATCGAGTTCTACCTGACCGCGGTGTTCAACGTCATGCGACTGTCGGCCGCGGCGATCGCCAAGACCGAACCGCTGGAGGAAGGCGGCCGCGGCGTCATCGTCAACACCGCATCGATCGCCGGGTACGAGGGCCAGATCGGCCAGCTGCCCTACTCGGCCGCCAAGGGCGGCGTCCTCGGCATGACGCTCGTCGCCGCGCGCGACCTGTCGCCGCTGGGCATCCGGGTCTGCACGATCGCCCCTGGCACCATCAACACCCCCGCCTACGGCAAGGCCGCTGATCAGCTGGAGCAGTACTGGGGTCCGCAGGTGCCGTTCCCCAAGCGGATGGGCCGATCGACCGAGTATGCCCAGCTGGCGCAGAGCATCATCGAAAACGACTACCTCAACGGCGAAATCATCCGCCTCGATGGGGCATTGCGTTTCCCGCCCAAGTAA